Proteins found in one Zea mays cultivar B73 chromosome 1, Zm-B73-REFERENCE-NAM-5.0, whole genome shotgun sequence genomic segment:
- the LOC100281200 gene encoding Sugar transport protein MST2 (The RefSeq protein has 6 substitutions compared to this genomic sequence) → MAVAAPAAVSTGAGQGKEYPGGLTLYVLLTCAVAATGGLVCGYDIGISGGVTSMDAFLHKFFPSVYRKEQTARGGGSQYCKFDSQLLTAFTSSLYLAALAASFFVASVAHSLGRKWCMFGGGVSFLAGAALNAAAQDVAMLIVGRILLGIGVGFAGLSIPIYLSEMAPHHLRGTLNIGFQLMITVGIFSANLVNYGVDKIRGGWGWRLSLGLAAVPAAVITVGSLFLPDTPNSLIRRGYHEQARQVLARIRGADVDVADEYGDLVSASEASAAVRRPWLDVLGRRYRPQLTMAVLVPFFQQLTGINVIMFYAPVLFKTIGLGGDASLMSAVITGLVNIVATFVSIATVDRLGRRSLFLQGGCQMLVCQIVIGTLIGVQFGASGDGAAIPKASAATVVAFICIYVAGFAWSWGPLGVLVPSEIFPLEIRPAGQGINVAVNMMCTFAVAQAFLPMLCHLRFGLFYFFGGWVLVMTLFVAAFLPETKGVPVEKMGTVWRTHWFWGRFVADAGMDGRAGNRDSAFHKGKDIAIESRSRPV, encoded by the exons ATGGCAGTGGCAGCTCCGGCCGCGGTGAGCACGGGAGCCGGGCAGGGCAAGGAGTACCCCGGCGGGCTCACCCTCTACGTTCTCCTCACCTGCGCCGTCGCTGCCACCGGCGGCCTTGTCTGCGGCTACGACATCGGCATATCCG GCGGCGTGACATCCATGGATGCATTCCTGCACAAGTTCTTCCCGTCGGTGTACCGCAAGGAGCAGACGGCGCGGGGAGGCGGCAGCCAGTACTGCAAGTTCGACAGCCAGCTGCTGACCGCGTTCACGTCGTCGCTGTACCTGGCGGCGGTCGCGGCCTCCTTCTTCGTCGCGTCCGTGGCGCGCTCCCTGGGCCGGAAATGGTGCATGTTCGGCGGCGGCGTCTCCTTCCTCGCCGGCGCCGCCCTCAATGCCGCCGCGCAGGACGTCGCGATGCTCATCGTCGGCCGCATTCTTCTTGGCATCGGCGTCGGCTTCGCTGGCCTG TCCATCCCAATCTACCTGTCGGAGATGGCGCCGCACCACCTCCGAGGCACGCTAAACATCGGCTTCCAGCTGATGATCACCGTGGGCATCTTCTCCGCCAACCTCGTCAACTACGGCGTCGCCAAGATCAGAGGCGGATGGGGCTGGCGTCTCAGCCTCGGGCTCGCCGCCGTCCTGGCGGCCGTGATCACCGTGGGCTCGCTCTTCCTCCCCGACACGCCAAACTCCCTCATCCGCCGCGGCTACCACGAGCAGGCGCGGCAGGTCCTCGCCCGGATCCGTGGCGCGGACGTCGACGTGGCCGACGAATACGGCGACCTCGTGTCGGCCAGCGAGGCGTCCGCCGCCGTCCGGCGCCCGTGGCTGGACGTCCTCGGGCGCAGGTACCGTCCGCAGCTAACCATGGCCGTCCTAGTCCCCTTCTTCCAGCAGCTCACCGGCATCAACGTCATCATGTTCTACGCGCCCGTCCTGTTCAAGACGATCGGGCTCGGAGGGGACGCGTCGCTCATGTCGGCCGTCATCACCGGGCTGGTTAACATCGTCGCGACGTTCGTGTCCATCGCCACCGTCGACAGGCTCGGCCGGCGCAGCCTCTTCCTGCAGGGAGGGTGCCAGATGCTCGTTTGCCAGATCGTCATCGGAACCCTGATCGGCGTCCAGTTCGGGGCGAGCGGAGACGGAGCCGCCATCCCCAAGGCCTCCGCGGCCACCGTCGTGGCGTTCATCTGCATCTACGTCGCGGGCTTCGCGTGGTCGTGGGGCCCGCTCGGTGTCCTGGTGCCGAGCGAGATCTTCCCGCTGGAGATCCGGCCGGCGGGGCAGGGAATCAACGTGGCCGTCAACATGATGTGCACCTTCGCCGTCGCGCAGGCCTTCCTCCCGATGCTCTGCCACTTGAGGTTCGGCCTCTTCTACTTCTTCGGCGGGTGGGTGCTCGTGATGACTCTGTTCGTCGCGGCCTTCCTGCCGGAGACGAAGGGCGTGCCCGTTGAGAAGATGGGGACTGTGTGGAGGACGCACTGGTTTTGGGGAAGGTTCGTTGCTGACGCTGACATGGACGGCCGCGCGGGAAACCGCGACTCCGCCTTCCACAAGGGCAAGGACATTGCTGTAGAGAGCCGTAGTCGTCCTGTGTAG